Part of the Scomber japonicus isolate fScoJap1 chromosome 6, fScoJap1.pri, whole genome shotgun sequence genome, TGATAGCTGTAGCCGATACCCCTGGGCTATGCAAGCTGCACTGTCACTGGTtggaggagacacacacagctgcaactTAACAGCCTCTATGTCTCAATCTGCAGCTCATGAACAACTTGGAGAAAAAACAGGTATTACTCTATATAAATTAGTATACAATTAAAATCTGCTTTGTACAAACAATAACTGAGATGATTGAGGTACAAAACATTGTCATTATTTAACACTATATCTAACACTATCATCAGGTGGTCAGCCTGTTGCGCTGCTCATTGGTGCTGCCACATCCTCAACAGCCATAATACAGTCAAGGATCCTGGGGCCTCTCTCTGTACCTATCGTGAGTTTCACTGCCCCAGGAAATAAAACTTTGATTAACCTTTTTTATTAAGCATTGACAAGATTTTCATGAAAAAAGTATCAGTACAAGAAGAGAAGTGTCAAAATAATAGTTTTGTGTCTTTCCCTCAGATAAGCTACTTAGCGAGCTGCCCCTGTCTTAGTGACAGGCTCAAGTTTCCTAACTTCTTCAGAACAATCCCCAGTGATACTTACCAAGCCCGAGCCATCGCACGACTGGCCATACGCTTCAACTGGACTTGGATTGGGGCAGTTATAGAAAATAATGATTATGGTCAAGGGGCAATACAGGTCTGCTTTTTGTTATGTTGTAAATTGCATGAAAAAATATCTCATCTACCTTCTTTATGTATAGAACAAACAATacatatgtatgtacatatttgttgttttacttTCTATATTTCAGATATTTCAGGAAGAGATTCGAGGGAAAGGGGTGTGTTTGGAATTCATAGAGACTTTCAGCAGAGAAACTATTGAACGTGATGCCAGACATGCAGCAAACACAATTCAAGCTTCGACTGCAAGGGTGATTCTGATTTTTTGCTGGTATATAGATGTAAAGAAACTATTTCTTGAACTGGCCAAGAGAAATGTGAGTAACTGGCATGGACATTTATATAGACAAAGGGTTCATCATCAAACAAATCCATGTATTTTGTAACATCAAAACTCTGTTTTTTCTGTAATTTATTTCAGTGTCCTCTTACTATAGGTGACTGACAGACAATTTCTGGCCAGTGAGGCTTGGAGCACCAGCAGTGATCTTCTCCAAGATCTTACCATTTCTGAGGTGGCAAATGGAGTTCTTGGTGTGGCCATTCGAAGTTCGACTATACCTGGATTTGAAAATTATCTCAAAACTTTGCACCCAAATCATCGTCCCAACGATGAATTCTTAAGATATTTTTGGGAAAAAGAGTTTTCATGCAGCCCTGGAGCTACACAGTCACATGCAACACCTTCCTCCTCATATTCTTCTTCACCACTGAAAACAAGGTTTGACTATCCATcaaatgtttcctcttcatcCCCTGAAAAGAGGTCCCTTCAGAAAGACTCACTACCAACCTGCAATGGGACAGAGTCCCTGGAGGGCATGCAGCATGTCTTTACTGACACCTCCCAGTTAAGAGTGGCATATAATGTCTACCTTGCTGTTTATGCAGCGGCCCACGCCCTTCACAGCCTTCTTTCCTGCCCCAACAGAGATAACCCTCATAGAAACAACAGTTCCATTTGCTCCTCTCCAAAACATGTCACACCCATAGAGGTAAATATGGTTATGTCTGACTGATAGCTCTAGATGTTTGTGAAGattgaaaattacattttcaaatactattttttttctttaaaaatttTCTTCAACTTTTCATGATTTCACAGCTGTTACAGCACTTGAACAAAGTGAACGTCACCACTCCACAgggagaaatgttttatttccaaGGGGCTGACATTCCAGCCATGTATGACCTGGTCAACTGGCAGACAACTCCTGAGGGGCCATTAAAATTGGTTTTGGTTGGTCGTGTAGATGAGTTTGATCTGCACCTTAATGAGTCAGCTATTCAGTGGAGCACAGGATCCAGTCAGGTAGTCAGATCAACATATTGTGTTAAGGATAATTACATATTTGCAGTTGAAATAAATGGTGTTGTCAATTCACAAGATTCACTTGATGACATGATTTGGCTTTTTGTGTAGGTGCCAATTTCAGTGTGCAGTGAGAGCTGCCCACCAGGTACCCGAAAGGCCAACAGGAAAGGGGAACctgtctgctgctttgattGTATCCCATGTGCTGAAGGAGAGATTAGTAATAAAACGGGTAAGGAGATTATGTTAaaagaattttaaaaacatgtttgaaacatgaattttcacctttctgttttattttccttctctccctcctctgttttcctctcctaGGTTCCCTTCACTGTGAGCGTTGTCCATCAGAGTTTTGGTCCAATGCTAACCAAACTGCCTGCATCCTTCGCCAGCTGGACTTTCTTTCCTTTAATGAGACCTTGGGCATTACTCTGACTACAGCAGCTGTGTCTGGTGTTTTTGTGACAATAATTGTCTTTGTGatttttctgtcataccgtcaAACACCCATGGTAATAACCCAGAGTAATGTATCAGACATTTTATTAGATGCATTCAGCATTCaaatttttcacatttcttttcttccattattttttcttggaaaatggaaaaacaaattgTTGTATTGCTTATGCGCCCACATCTTTGCCTGTTAATCTGATTTGTGTCAAGGTACGAGCCAACAATTCAGAACTGagcttccttcttcttctgtcgcTGAAACTCTGCTTCCTGTGCTCACTGGTGTTCATTGGTCGTCCATCAGCCTGGTCTTGTCGTTTCCAGCAAGCAGCATTTGGGATCAGCTTTGTACTTTGTGTTTCTTGCCTCCTGGTCAAGACCTTAGTGGTTCTGGCTGTTTTCCGCTCAGCTCGACCTGGTGCTGAAGCCTTGATGAAGTGGTTTGGTCCAGGCCAACAGAGAGGAAGTGTCTTCCTCTTCACCTGTATACAGGTGTGAATATTGTTTTATCTGTTACAGTATTACATTTTGTGACATATATCAATAACTACACTTGACATTCAATAATATTGGAATAATTTTTTCATAAAGGTTATCATCTGTGTCATATGGCTGTCCCTCAGTCCCCCTGTGCCCCAAAGTGATCTGGGTTTTCAAGGATCAAAGGTCACCCTGGAGTGTGCCATGACCTCTGTGGTGGGCTTCTCTGTGGTTCTGGGTTACATTGGGCTGCTTGCATGCACCTGCCTCATCTTGGCCTTTCTTGCAAGGAAACTCCCCGATAACTTTAATGAGGCCAAACTGATCACTTTCAGCATGCTGATCTTCTGTGCTGTCTGGGTGGCATTTGTTCCTGCTTATATTAGTTCTCCTGGGAAATATGTAGTCGCTGTGGAGATTTTTGCAATCCTGGCCTCAAGCTATGGATTATTGTTCTGTATTTTTGCCCCCAAATGTTTCATCATTCTTTTGAGGCCTgagaaaaacactaaaaaacacCTGATGGCAAGATAATGTTTCTGGCTTGAATGTTAGCATAGGACGCTTTAAGATATTTGTTTGGTGGACAATAGTAAAAGATCTATGTTGCCTCAGCAACaagcacatgtgtgtttgttatatCACTTCCTTTCATCCAAACTGATTGTTAATGTCCTTAGTTGTATAAAGTacaaagttaaaaatgtctcagcCACACATATTATAGTTATggctttcagaaaaaaaagaagatttctGCTGTTCCAGACGttattgaatataaatataatgttaaCCAATAAccattaaagtaaaatacatatatcaataaaatgctgctttgctttgttttgtatATGCTTGATCTATTATGCAGTCATACTGTTTTGAATCCAGTGCaaacattcaaattaaatattgttCCTCATCTCAAGGAGAGTCACATTGAGTTTGTCTGAGAACAAActatttaaacaaaaataaattctgCTAATTTATTCACAAAAGAttatgtagggttagggttaggtgtagTTTTCTTATATTACATACATGCATGAATTCaaagtaaataataaagatTCTGTACTTTCACAATGGGTTATATGTCCCATTTTTCAAGTACTGCATATTTAAACAAGAATAATTGCTATTACATAAAGAGGATTTCAGAATGACTCATCACAATAGTTAATAGAAgaaaaaatcacaatattttCTGAgagatatttaaaaacaaatctgcaaCCCATTATCCTATCAAGAGTTAATATACTCATTACTTAaagaagtgatgatgatgatggtgattacAGAGGTTGACAGCATGGACACTATTTTGCGTAAACTGCACATTCCATATAACAACCACTAATGACTCAAGTCCTTTAAATCCATCCCCTCCTCCGTCActtcccctcctcttcatcatctacCTCCTTCCCCTCGGCAATATCTTCCACAAATTTAACATTCActtccactgttacgctgatgacGTCCAGCTCTACCGCTCTACTAAACCTTCGTCGTCGACTGTAGAAAAACAGTCTAAATAAATATCAGGTTTAACAGCAGTCAAATAAATCTTATTCTGGGTTACTTCTAGAAAAGGATACAGTCTGTAGGTGAAACATCAAATGTAATCAAACATATAATGGATCTGACAGCATTAATTCCCTGTATGAAATGTCCACTATTCAGTAGTGGGTGGTCTTTCTAGTCTGGCAGTGTATTGTCTATATTCTGCTTAATGTGTTAATGTACTTGGGAACTTTGGTTCTCTCTAAATGGGTTCCTAGATTGGTTTgttctggttgtttttttattttattattatattattattataattgtattataatatattttgtattttgtataacttaatgaaaaaaaacagagagacatCCATACCTGGCAAAGAAGGGAGAGTGGCaaagctgcatgtttttttttattgtttcagtgtCCATTCTTGTTTCTTTCTATTGTTCATCAAAGTGTGAGCATTTACTTACCAATgcaataaaatattgaaatatttgatTTCAACAAATTCTATGTTCATTTGTTGTTGTGCTCAAAATGTTACATAGCAACAATGTAAcattacaacatatttattGAAAGTCACAAACATGGCCTCCTCTTTCCCCATATGCCACCTTATGCATAATGGGAGGTAATTGCTCATGAAATTACTATAATAGAGCTGACAAATAATAGCACACCTGTTGCTCTGGGTATTAAATTCCCCGTACTAGTTCTGGGCTAAACTGTCACACTTTGTTAAGTTTCATGGCACAGggcacgcaggtggtcgagtggttggagcgcatgccacatacacAGCtgaccctggttcaaatcctaGCCAGAAGTCCTTTGCCGAAAAaatcttaagaaaaaaaaaaagtttcatggCTCAATCACAATACATGAATCCTCAGAAGTATCAGAGACATATAAAGACTACACTGTAAATTCTAACATAATCATATTACTTAAGTTTACTTCTTCAGTTATCTTAGTAAAGACTGTCAAAGATTCTTGTATGTGGCATTACACCATACCTTCAACTTAATTCACTTTGTTGTTCAATTCCATATAGCACCAAATTACAACAATTTGGCGACAGCAACAAGGAAAAGCTCCCCTTTAAGGGGAAGACACCTCAAGCAGAATTGGGCTCGAGGTGACCGGTCAGGTTGAGAGTACAAAGTCGTGTGGATTTCCTAAATGCTATTTAACTCAATACATATTAAATCTACAAATTTAAGCTATGGTCCATCTAATCCAATCTGCAGAGAGCCAAGTGGTGTCATCATGGAGGAGTTGGAGAAACCATTGTAATGTTTGCATCTTTGTgcatataaatactgtatatacatgtcTCTTTATCTGCTTGTGGACTGCAGTAGGCAGTGCAGTAAGACAACGGGATCAGtcaacaacaatttaaaaacaataacaacttCAATTAGTGGTGTAGATTGTGTTTAATGCCTCACAACATTAGAATTGTAACGTTCAGTTTTCAAATTAAAGtacaacatttgtttttaacatcAAGTACTATCGCACTCAAGTCAGCACTATCACACTCAAACAACACACTTTCTATAGTCCAAGTTCAGAACATAGAATAAGCCAAATAAGACACATAGGACTTTTGGCAGATTTCACACATTATTTAACATGAATCATCCCTCCAGAATGACTGCTCTTTGAAATTCAAAGTGTAGGAAATTCAGAGTTGGGCCCTATTCCTTCCAGCCAAGTCACCAGCTCCATCTTCAGcctaaacaaagaaaatattattatcatcatttcaAGTGACAACTTAGACTCTCTGAGTAAGTTCATCAAAATAATAGTATTGGAGCTAGTACCTTTATTATCACACTAATTAACCaacaaattcaacattttggtTCAAATCTAAAAAATGTACCACATTATTTCTACTATGGTATACTATTTGCTTTTACAATGTAGAGTTAAGAAGCTTACCAAAACGCCTCACTTGCTTATTTTAAGTGATCTTGGGTCATTCGAATTAGTGAAATATTATTGAATTCATAGGAAGCATActgcaaacacatacatacacatcacTGCTAACTTCCTACATGCTAATCACTTGCTagcattgtgttgtttttccaccATCACTCTGGAGAGGAATAATTTCAGGTAGTGTGCTTGTGTCATCAGTTTTTTCTTCCTACTCAAAGGCTTTACAACTATTATAAATACTCACATCAACAATTAATGTGTGCATAGTTAGGTGTATGTTATAGTCAAGATACTGACCAGACGTAACAATTTAACGTGATTTGAGCTTAGGTGAATCATGATTCTGTTTAATGAattttctctctgcaggatGCTGACTTGAGACTAGATCTTACATTTAGCACTTTAATGGAACTTTTGTCTTTGGTAACAGGAACTGTTGAATGTTGTCTATGAGGTACTGCATCATTTTCTCTGAACTTATTGCACCCCATTGGGAGGTTTGATGTGAATTATATGTTACACAAACTGAATTTGTTGCACTGTTGGTTCATGCATATTCTAACATTGAGTTAATagtaatgtgtttatgtgttaaatGTCCAGAACAACTGCATCCATGTCTTGGTTTCACTGGCTCCTCACTCAGTGGGTTCCCTTGCTGCTGCTTCTCAATGTGCtgggcagacagacagggcTGCAGGTGGTAAAGGCGATACTGTGTTCTCGGTGGGGTACACCGAGCAACAAGGGCCTCTCCCAGGAAGGAGATGTGATTATCGGTGGACTCCTTAATCTGTATTACGTACCCTCAGCTTTGGAGCAGGGCTTCACCAGACTGCCACAGTATAAACCTTGCACTGGGTAAAACCTGATCACAACTTGTATTGTTACAGTATGTTTGGTGGTTATTATGTTCATATTATGACAGCAGATTGTCTGTATCTTTTATGAGGTACATTAttctttagaaagaaaaaaatccagtatATCTGAGATAGTGTCTCAAAAGATTTAAGCTTGCATGCATGAAATGTTTGGACCCTTTTTGAATTAATAATCCCGTCCATgactattttttatatttaattgattGATATTGTAGTTAATTTCTTCCATCTCCTGTGATCTTAGTTTAGATCTACtaacattaaaatatgtgtATGCTATGACGTTTGCGGTGGATGAAATCAACCGCAACACCACCCTGCTACCAGGAGTGAAGCTGGGCTACCGTATACTTGATAGCTGTAGCCGATACCCCTGGGCTATGCAAGCTGCACTGTCACTGGTtggaggagacacacacagctgcaactTAACAGCCCCTATGTCTCAATCTGCAGCTCATGAACAACTTGGAGAAACAACAGGTATGACTCAATATAAATGAGTATACAGTTAAAATCTGCTTTGTACAAACAACAACTGAGATGACTGAGGTACAAAACATTGTCATTATTTAACACTATATCTAACACTATCATCAGGTGGTCAGCCTGTTCCATTGCTCATTGGTGCTGCCACATCCTCAACAGCCATAATACAGTCAAGGATACTGGGGCCTCTCTCTGTACCTATTGTGAGTTTCACTACCCCAGGAAATAAAAACTTTGATTAACCTTTTTTATTAAGCATTGACAAGATGTTCATGAAAGTATCAGTACAAGAAGAGAAGTGTCAAAATAATAGTTTTGTGTCTTTCCCTCAGATAAGCTACTTAGCGAGCTGCCCCTGTCTTAGTGACAGGCTCAAGTTTCCTAACTTCTTCAGAACAATCCCCAGTGATACTTACCAAGCCCGAGCCATTGCACGACTGGCCATACGCTTCAACTGGACTTGGATTGGGGCAGTTATAGCAAACAATGATTATGGTCAAGGGGCAATACAGGTTTGCTTTTTGTTATGTTGTAAATTTCCTGGAAAAAGTCTCTCATCTACCTTCTTAATATATGGAACaaacaatatatatgtatgtacatatttgttgttttacttTCTATATTTCAGATATTTCAGGAAGAGATTCGAGGGAAAGGGGTGTGTTTGGAATTCATAGAGACTGTCGATAGAGAAACTAATGAACGTGATGCCAGACATGCAGCAAACACAATTCAAGCTTCGACTGCAAGGGTGATTCTGATTTTTTGCTGGTATATAGATGTAAAGAAACTATTTACTGAACTGGCCAAGAGAAACGTGAGTAACTGGCATGGACATTTGTATAGACAAAGGGTTCATCATCAAACAAATCCATGTATTTTGTAACATCAAAACTCTAGCTGTTTTTCTGTAATTTATTTCAGTGTCCTCTTACTATAGGTGACTGACAGACAATTTCTGGCCAGTGAGGCTTGGAGCACCAGCAGTGATCTTCTCCAAGATCTTACCATTTCTGAGGTGGCAAATGGAGTTCTTGGTGTGGCCATTCGAAGTTCGACTATACCAGGATTTGAAAATTATCTCAAAAGTTTGCACCCAAATCATCGTCCCAATGATGAATTCTTAAGATATTTTTGGGAAAAAGAGTTTTCATGCAGCCCTGGAGCTACACAGTCACATGCAACACCTTCCTCCTCATATTCTTCTTCATCACTGAAAACAAGGTTTGACTATCCATcaaatgtttcctcttcatcCCCTGAAAAGAGGTCCCTTCAGAAAGACTCACTACCAACCTGCAATGGGACAGAGTCCCTGGAGGGCATGCAGCATGTCCTTACTGACACCTCCCAGTTAAGAGTGGCATACAATGTCTACCTTGCTGTTTATGCAGCGGCCCACGCCCTTCACAGCCTTCTTTCCTGCCCCAACAGAGATAACCCTCATAGAAGCAACAGCTCTACCTGCTCCTCTCCAAAACATGTCACACCCATAGAGGTAAATATGGTTATGTCTGACTGATAGCTCTAGATGTTTGTGAAGattgaaaattacattttcaaatgctgttttctttctttaaaaatttCTGCAACTTTTCATGATTTCACAGCTGTTACAGTACTTGAACAAAGTGAACGTCACCACTCCACAgggagaaatgttttatttccaaGGGGCTGACATTCCAGCCATGTATGACCTGGTCAACTGGCAGACAACTCCTGAGGGGCCATTAAAACTGGTTTTGATTGGTCGTGTAGATGAGTTTGATCTGCACCTTAATGAGTCAGCTATTCAGTGGAGCACAGGATCCAATCAGGTCAACATATTTTCTTAAGGCTAATAATATATTAACATAAATGTCATTGCCAATTCACAAGATTCACTTGATGATATGATTTGGCTTTTTGTGTAGGTGCCAATTTCAGTGTGCAGTGAGAGCTGCCCCCCAGGTACCCGAAAGGCCAACAGGAAAGGGGAACctgtctgctgctttgattGTATCCCATGTGCTGAAGGAGAGATTAGTAATAAAACGGGTAAGGAGATTATGTTAaaagaattttaaaaacatgtttgaaacatgaattttcacctttctgttttattttccttctctccctcctctgttttcctctcctaGGTTCCCTTCACTGTGAGCGTTGTCCATCAGAGTTTTGGTCCAATGCTAACCAAACTGCCTGCATCCTTCGCCAGCTGGACTTTCTTTCCTTTAATGAGACCTTGGGCATTACTCTGACTACAGCAGCTGTGTCTGGTGTTTTTGTGACAATAATTATCTTTGTGatttttctgtcataccgtcaAACACCCATGGTAATAACCCAGAGTAATGTATCAGACATTTTATTGGATGCATTCAGCATTCaaatttttcacatttcttttttccataattttttcttggaaaatggaaaaacaaattgTTGTATTGCTTATGCGCCCACATCTTTGCCTGTTAATCTGATTTGCCTGAAGGTACGAGCCAACAATTCAGAACTGAGCTTCCTGCTTCTTCTGTCACTGAAACTCTGCTTCCTGTGCTCACTGGTGTTCATTGGTCGTCCATCAGTCTGGTCTTGTCGTTTCCAGCAAGCAGCATTTGGGATCAGCtttgtactttgtgtttcatGCCTCCTGGTCAAGACCTTAGTGGTTCTGGCTGTTTTCCGCTCAGCTCGACCTGGTGCTGAAGCCTTGATGAAGTGGTTTGGTCCAGGCCAACAGAGAGGAAGTGTCTTCCTCTTCACCTGTATACAGGTGTGAATATTGTTTTATctgttacattattacattttgtgacGTATGGCAATAATCTCACTTGATATTAAATAATATTAGaatgtgtttcattttcataaagGTTATCATCTGTGTCATATGGCTATCCCTCAGTCCCCCTGTGCCTCAAAGTGATCTGGGTTTtcaagggtcaaaggtcaccctGGAGTGTGCCATGACCTCTGTGGTGGGCTTCTCTGTGGTTCTGGGTTACATTGGGCTGCTTGCCTGCACCTGCCTCATGTTGGCCTTTCTTGCAAGGAAACTCCCTGATAACTTCAATGAGGCCAAACTGATCACTTTCAGCATGCTGATCTTCTGTGCTGTCTGGGTGGCATTTGTCCCTGCTTATATTAGTTCACCTGGGAAATATGTAGTCGCTGTGGAGATTTTTGCAATCCTGGCCTCAAGCTATGGATTATTGTTCTGTATTTTTGCCCCCAAATGTTTCATCATTCTTTTGAGGCCTgagaaaaacactaaaaaacacCTGATGGCAAGATAATGTTTCTGGCTTGAATGTTAGCATAGGACGCTTTAAGATATTTGTTTGGTGGACAATAGTAAAAGATCTATGTTGCCTCAGACAggcacatgtgtgttttttatatcaCTTCCTTTCATCCAAACCAATTGTTAATGTCCTTGGTTGTATAATGTacaaagttaaaaatgtctcagcCACACATATTGTAGTTGTGgctttcataaaaaaaagaagatttctGCTGTTCCAGACGttattgaatataaatataatgtcaACCAATAACCATTGAAGTAAAATACatatatcaataaaatgctgctttgctttgttttgtattaATATGCTTGATCTATTATGCAGTCATACTGTTTTGAATCCAGTGCAAACATTCAAATTGAATATTGTTCCTCATCTCAAGAAGAGTCACATTGAGTTTGTCTGAGAACAAACTATTTAAACAAAAATTAATTCTGCtaatttattcataaaatattaTGTAGTTTTTTGTGTAGTTTTCTTATATTACATACATGCATGAATtcaaagtaaataataaaaattatgtACTTTCACAATGGGTTATATGTCCCATTTTTCAAGTACTGCATATTTAAACAAGAATAATTGCTATTATATAAAGAGGATTTCAGAATGACTCATCACAATAGTTAATAGAGgaaaaaatcacaatattttCTGAgagatatttaaaaacaaatctgcaaCCCATTATCCTATCAAGAGTTAATATACTCATCACTTAaagaagtgatgatgatgatgatgatggtgattacAGAGGTTGACACAGCAGCATGGACACTATTTTGCATAAACTGCACATTCCATATAACAACCATATAAATCCATCCCCTCCTCCGTCACTACTGGTAtgccccagggctctgtcctggggcccctcctcttcatcatctacCTCCTTCCCCTCGGCAATATCTTCCACAAATTTAACATTCActtccactgttacgctgatgacGCCCAGATCTACCTCTCTACTAAACTTCGTCCACTCTCCCGCCATCCTTGTCCACAGCTtcgtcacttcctgtctgaattATTGCAACTCTCTCCTCTTCGGCCTCCCTCACAAAACTTCAACTGGTCCAGAACTCAGCTGCCCGTATCATTACTCGAACCCCCTCCATCCACCatatcactcctgtcctccaacAGCTAGACTGGCTCCCAGTTCAGTTCTGGATTCAATTCAAAGTCCTTCTGGTAACATTCAAGGCCATCCACAACCTCAACCCCCCGTATCTGTCTGACCTCCTCCATGTTCCCactccctcctgctccctcagatcctcttcctccatacacctgtctgtccccttcGCCCGTCTTACCACTATAGGGAGCAGAGCATTCAGCCACTCTGCTCCCCGTCTCTGGAATTCATTACCACCCCAACTCAGAAACATCGATTCATTCCCCCATTTCAAATCACAACTCAcaacacatctgtttaaaactgccCATTCCATCTGATGCCAATTGCTCTGTCACTTTTACTAGTGcggtctctgtgctatgatgagctctaaatccagactgaaaatcctcaaataagctgttatgtagaaagttacacagctgattggcGACTGATTTCTCAAGGATATTGGAGGGAAAGGGGAGGTTAGATATAGGtctatagttggctagaacctctgaatcaagagtaggctttttaagaagtggtttaattactgctaccttaaaggactgtggtacataacctgtcaccaaagacagattaatcatatctaataaggaagtgctaactgagggaaATACTTCCTTGAGCAATCTAGTTGGAATCGGGGAGActtggatgaagtaatcattgaagttaattctataAGGTTGACTGTAGAAAAACAGTGTAAATAAATATCAGGTTTGACAGCAATTTCTAGATATCCTGTGTTAGAGGATAAATCAATGCTTATTGAGGGCGggaggtgattgattttgtccctATTAGTTcaagaaactcatgaagtcatcactactgagagttaaaggaatacatggatcagtagtattgtggctctttgtcagtttagccaaagtactgaaaagaaaccttggactATTTTTGTTCTCCTCTATTGGTGATGAGTAATAAGCAACTCTGGCGTTACGGAGGGCCTTCTTATATGTTTTAAGACTGTCTTGCCAGgctaagtgagattcttctaaTTTAGTGGAACGCCATATTCTAATTTTCTTGAAGTTTGCTTTTGTTGTCTAGTTTGGGAATTATACTatggagctgttctctgttgttaaattaccttcttttttagaGGGGTGATGGAGTTCATTTATTCTCAGTAAATCTGCAGCACTATCAACCACACAGTCAATCTGGTTGGAactaaagtcagaataagtcATCTCTGTTGTATTGAGACATGGCATTGAGTTCAGTATtgatggaattatttctttaaatttagtgacaacgccatcagacagacatctagtaagaacatgtttgtctaaCGGCGTATAGTCC contains:
- the LOC128359904 gene encoding extracellular calcium-sensing receptor-like codes for the protein MSWFHWLLTQWVPLLLLLNVLGRQTGLQVVKAILCSRWGTPSNKGLSQEGDVIIGGLLNLYYVPSALEQGFTRLPQYKPCTGLDLLTLKYVYAMTFAVDEINRNTTLLPGVKLGYRILDSCSRYPWAMQAALSLVGGDTHSCNLTAPMSQSAAHEQLGETTGGQPVPLLIGAATSSTAIIQSRILGPLSISYLASCPCLSDRLKFPNFFRTIPSDTYQARAIARLAIRFNWTWIGAVIANNDYGQGAIQIFQEEIRGKGVCLEFIETVDRETNERDARHAANTIQASTARVILIFCWYIDVKKLFTELAKRNVTDRQFLASEAWSTSSDLLQDLTISEVANGVLGVAIRSSTIPGFENYLKSLHPNHRPNDEFLRYFWEKEFSCSPGATQSHATPSSSYSSSSLKTRFDYPSNVSSSSPEKRSLQKDSLPTCNGTESLEGMQHVLTDTSQLRVAYNVYLAVYAAAHALHSLLSCPNRDNPHRSNSSTCSSPKHVTPIELLQYLNKVNVTTPQGEMFYFQGADIPAMYDLVNWQTTPEGPLKLVLIGRVDEFDLHLNESAIQWSTGSNQVPISVCSESCPPGTRKANRKGEPVCCFDCIPCAEGEISNKTGSLHCERCPSEFWSNANQTACILRQLDFLSFNETLGITLTTAAVSGVFVTIIIFVIFLSYRQTPMVRANNSELSFLLLLSLKLCFLCSLVFIGRPSVWSCRFQQAAFGISFVLCVSCLLVKTLVVLAVFRSARPGAEALMKWFGPGQQRGSVFLFTCIQVIICVIWLSLSPPVPQSDLGFQGSKVTLECAMTSVVGFSVVLGYIGLLACTCLMLAFLARKLPDNFNEAKLITFSMLIFCAVWVAFVPAYISSPGKYVVAVEIFAILASSYGLLFCIFAPKCFIILLRPEKNTKKHLMAR
- the LOC128359903 gene encoding extracellular calcium-sensing receptor-like, with the translated sequence MSWFHWLLTQWVPLLLLLNVLGRQTGLQVVKAILCSRWGTPSNKGLSQEGDVIIGGLLNLYYVPSALEQGFTKLPQYKPCTGLDLLALKYVYAMTFAVDEINRNTTLLPGVKLGYRILDSCSRYPWAMQAALSLVGGDTHSCNLTASMSQSAAHEQLGEKTGGQPVALLIGAATSSTAIIQSRILGPLSISYLASCPCLSDRLKFPNFFRTIPSDTYQARAIARLAIRFNWTWIGAVIENNDYGQGAIQIFQEEIRGKGVCLEFIETFSRETIERDARHAANTIQASTARVILIFCWYIDVKKLFLELAKRNVTDRQFLASEAWSTSSDLLQDLTISEVANGVLGVAIRSSTIPGFENYLKTLHPNHRPNDEFLRYFWEKEFSCSPGATQSHATPSSSYSSSPLKTRFDYPSNVSSSSPEKRSLQKDSLPTCNGTESLEGMQHVFTDTSQLRVAYNVYLAVYAAAHALHSLLSCPNRDNPHRNNSSICSSPKHVTPIELLQHLNKVNVTTPQGEMFYFQGADIPAMYDLVNWQTTPEGPLKLVLVGRVDEFDLHLNESAIQWSTGSSQVPISVCSESCPPGTRKANRKGEPVCCFDCIPCAEGEISNKTGSLHCERCPSEFWSNANQTACILRQLDFLSFNETLGITLTTAAVSGVFVTIIVFVIFLSYRQTPMVRANNSELSFLLLLSLKLCFLCSLVFIGRPSAWSCRFQQAAFGISFVLCVSCLLVKTLVVLAVFRSARPGAEALMKWFGPGQQRGSVFLFTCIQVIICVIWLSLSPPVPQSDLGFQGSKVTLECAMTSVVGFSVVLGYIGLLACTCLILAFLARKLPDNFNEAKLITFSMLIFCAVWVAFVPAYISSPGKYVVAVEIFAILASSYGLLFCIFAPKCFIILLRPEKNTKKHLMAR